A region of the Sporomusaceae bacterium genome:
CAGCTTGACGGCCGCTTTCCTGTCCTTTAGCGTAATAGCCAACGACGGACACACTTTCGTGCATATGCCGCAGCCGATACATTTTCCCGTATCGATGACGGGTTTCACCGAGATGAGTTTCATGTTACC
Encoded here:
- a CDS encoding 4Fe-4S binding protein; protein product: MKLISVKPVIDTGKCIGCGICTKVCPSLAITLKDRKAAVKL